A window of Hippoglossus stenolepis isolate QCI-W04-F060 chromosome 18, HSTE1.2, whole genome shotgun sequence contains these coding sequences:
- the prrc2b gene encoding protein PRRC2B isoform X3 — protein sequence MSDRLGQITKSKDGKSKYSSLSLFDKYKGKSIENQKNTVVPRHGLQSLGKVATARRMPPPAHLPSLKSENKGNDPNVIIVPKDGTGWANKQEQPDQKTSIASTTQLPELQPQLALQKSVSNLQKPSPAANQENTNAGGPKQWAQLNGRAKELDGLRASNRLQPFSHEEFPTLKAAGEQDKVGKERSGFDPSYGPGPSLRPQNVTSWREGGGRNLQPSTLTLGLPADPEGKLTALGETGTPPAPSHPPSATVTTPTSVVTALSPVLDPKEPSLRPAQPVRRTTVPTALQYQLHHTSTAVYHDMLPAFMCSKDTREAPGTEHVPATVAAPVRFDNKPAFRQSFAKPELVNGDVRRDNRFVRAPPRQSSQPIRRPGERPQRPAIINPEDLKDLDELDHECEDGWAGLHEEVDYGEKLKFSDDEDEHSNKDKNKMWTEWEREREREIQRECHPSLSSGEVYPPEGTEENYSYQHNHHEAARKTNGRYLPTDTQTQQKIQGEPLTDQEDHQRQSQSQSQAQAPARAKYVSPELSEAVERARKRREEEERRAREERLAACAEKLKRLDEKFGKTERQTSRTEEGQKEEDGKEVPLSPNREQSKSQPENWQYSTKDGTECLTDNSPGHSYREESGFSNYRASEDDGQEPSSPSGDYNGRHTSKPIPPRFQKQQQQQQPPPPLPLPHHQQQQQQPLPPLPHHQQQQQQQQQPPPPPLPHHHHQQPQQQPQQQQPQPDQVYKMQHWQQSGHPAPSNSSHGQRGYYPPHVLGFDPRWMMMPPFMDPRMTQGRSPVDYYPGAVHSSGMMKPMMHQDHLNSPGSDEGHSNLHQERRAPSTEPYPVWNQDGYPSRSFTPPYQRQHESSDSGLPDDRSDVISSQQDCYEERANECLPHPQDDLPHHAFQSRGPDRAHHDHGLLTTAQTRPQNLADNEYPKQDSRDKHLKDGPESHDETLDGSKDNWKRDRGQKQDGGLNSAQSQWSEASSSSSSSVSQPSEPSGRTLIRRTGPIKKPVLKALKVEDKENEKPKPEPEEKPVPYRLEKEVLTNVYDLKRDIQPASNRRAASPVVEKQPEERQRQSPAPIKTERPLSTHSDDSPKENPWESSKSHSPRDSQENRDPQAPRRNNWIFIDEEQAFGAVRGAGRGRSRGFREFNSRGGGRGGRGGDNLRGAYNNNNNSSGIGAQRTGRGRAAPRDLVTVEEFQRGKPRRRNVSETLSEASEYEELPKRRREKGSENGEGYTESAEVRKADRDSWRSNKVYTDDQTAADFKEKTKAGRGFGGRTLPPRLNTTGSYTRGFGGSRDISTWRGRGPQFVNNGGSMQENGYGPGAETVYTRRLPVERESLKYPTKFTGSLVENGTEEREGEYYIDNDNPDRQMLRRRRPPRQDKPPRFRRLQQEREPGTNQWTSDEYVNGDFANPWPGRPKGTGEENWPSGHYSGGRPNPHGQVEEWETGSDNSDLGDWREKRAGGAATQGHGDIPSDGHSEPGSGEKRELSKRSFSSQRPLVERQNRKGEPSLLEVSKMTRTPDNPPTSSSNRSDSWQNGGTSCKRSPDELGPIYSIEPEEREPSDPSGKDLDKELNPGPVKSDIAEPLSQYELSSYPIDGDAGGPVSNPDGYQDALSKKQRRPQEDDRRRKEQGAAMPVKNRTIASKIPPRFAKKQGSMSIEQPEEALSSNNLGTEIWETNSSALSVQSSGGDSWTKQVSYTGSEPNSEDSDAGPEQTKEQHKPGPIGNERSLKHRKGSEGVDRLEGGPITPVNGVDLHVDTVLPGPPIEFGVSAKDSDFSLPPGSTPVPVSNPVNKLQEALATNTVLNQTIPMLRSNHLQPGMNLNPISFPSADLTLKMESARKAWENSQSLPEQGSPGGIPSGGQPPCSVGSSVSYSSFGGVSMPPMPVASVAPSMSMQGNHITPLYLDGHVFPSQPRLVPPNMTQQQTYQQAAAAQQIPISLHTSLQAQAQLGLRGGLPVSQSQEMFSSIPPFRSQVYMHHNLSQPSPMVLSGGAPLKGPYSPFPGMQPSDMVKSQSGSHYQPMNGSQQLVYDSQMNQGPGMGSSQLMDSQLIQVTMPLPGSQLRYGSAQQHLILPQSIQLQQGQNLSVGAPRRMMPPGSQAAVMTGSREASQMEMKGFQYSDKPNHSQGMSVGSYRPGSASPSGKPSGPLGPLPTHYTQQVPPTQGSMVMHMRPPTTGPFPNPIQRPIMQVNKPVIIRSPPYPNPGRDPSHSNLPSAPEPPVKGPEDGMKNKTLREVRKAVGEGKTPSGGMTSKLQEPLPSMGQAKPARTGAIKPQAVKVEEGKA from the exons ATGTCCGATCGTTTGGGGCAAATAACCAAGTCCAAGGATGGGAAAAGCAAGTATTCTTCACTCAGCCTATTTGACAAGTACAAGGGAAAATCAATAGAAAATCAGAAAAATACAG TAGTTCCGCGACATGGCTTACAGAGTCTTGGCAAAGTGGCCACTGCCCGGCGCATGCCCCCACCCGCTCACCTGCCGAGCTTGAAGTCTGAAAACAAAGGAAACGATCCCAACGTGATTATTGTGCCCAAAGACGGTACAGGATGGGCGAACAAGCAGGAACAACCCGATCAAAAGAC TTCTATTGCATCAACAACACAGCTGCCGGAGTTGCAGCCGCAGCTGGCTTTACAGAAATCTGTCTCCAATCTTCAGAAGCCCTCACCGGCAGCCAACCAAGAG AACACAAACGCAGGTGGACCAAAGCAATGGGCCCAGCTAAATGGAAGGGCAAAAGAGCTAGATG GTTTAAGGGCCTCAAACCGACTTCAGCCCTTCTCTCACGAGGAATTTCCCACGCTGAAGGCAGCTGGAGAACAGGACAAGGTTGGCAAGGAAAGAAGCGGCTTCGATCCGTCGTATGGGCCAGGACCAAGCCTCCGCCCCCAGA ATGTGACGAGCTGGAGGGAAGGTGGTGGCAGGAACCTTCAGCCCTCAACCCTGACCCTCGGCCTGCCTGCAGATCCTGAGGGTAAGCTCACTGCCCTGGGTGAGACCGGCACCCCTCCCGCCCCATCTCACCCCCCCTCTGCCACGGTCACCACCCCTACAAGTGTAGTGACGGCTCTGTCACCGGTCCTCGACCCCAAGGAGCCCTCCCTACGCCCCGCCCAGCCTGTCCGCAGAACAACCGTCCCTACTGCCCTGCAGTACCAACTTCACCACACTTCCACTGCTGTCTACCATGACATGTTGCCCGCATTT ATGTGCTCTAAAGACACACGTGAAGCCCCAGGTACAGAGCATGTCCCTGCCACCGTCGCAGCTCCAGTCCGATTTGACAACAAACCCGCTTTTAGACAGAGCTTTGCCAAACCTGAACTCGTCAA CGGTGATGTGAGAAGAGACAACCGCTTTGTGCGTGCACCACCTCGACAGTCTTCTCAGCCCATCCGCAGGCCTGGTGAAAGACCTCAACGCCCAGCCATCATCAATCCTGAGGATCTGAAGGATCTGGATGAGCTTGACCACGAATGCGAGGATGGATGGGCTG gaCTCCATGAGGAAGTTGATTATGGCGAGAAACTCAAGTttagtgatgatgaagatgagcaCTCGAACAAGGATAAAAACAAGATGTG GACTGaatgggagagggagagagagagagagatccaacGCGAGTGCCACCCCTCCCTGAGTTCAGGTGAGGTTTACCCCCCAGAGGGCACAGAAGAGAACTATTCCTACCAACATAACCATCACGAGGCTGCAAGGAAGACCAACGGCAGATATCTCCCTACGGACACACAG ACCCAGCAGAAAATCCAAGGTGAGCCACTGACTGACCAGGAAGATCACCAGCGCCAGTCTCAGTCTCAGTCCCAGGCCCAGGCTCCTGCTAGGGCCAAGTATGTGTCACCTGAGCTGTCGGAGGCAGTCGAGAGAGCCCGTAAACGccgggaagaggaagagaggcgTGCCCGTGAGGAGCGACTGGCTGCCTGtgctgaaaaactgaaaaggctGGATGAGAAATTTGGGAAGACCGAAAGGCAGACGTCAAGGACAGAGGAGGGccagaaagaggaagatggCAAAGAAGTCCCGCTGTCCCCAAACAGGGAACAAAGTAAAAGTCAACCTGAGAACTGGCAATACAGCACAAAAG ATGGAACTGAGTGTCTCACAGACAACTCTCCGGGCCATAGTTACCGCGAGGAATCTGGCTTCTCTAACTACCGTGCCAGTGAGGATGATGGACAGGAGCCTTCCTCCCCCTCAGGAGACTACAACGGACGTCATACCTCCAAACCCATCCCACCCCGCtttcaaaagcagcagcagcagcagcagcctccgcCGCCACTGCCACTGCcgcaccaccagcagcagcagcagcaaccgcTGCCGCCACTGCcgcaccaccagcagcagcagcagcagcagcagcagccgccgccgccgccactgccgcaccaccaccaccagcagccgcagcaacagccgcagcagcagcagccgcagccg GATCAAGTGTACAAGATGCAGCATTGGCAGCAGTCAGGACACCCTGCCCCGTCAAACTCAAGCCATGGACAGCGGGGCTACTATCCCCCACATGTCCTCGGGTTTGACCCCCGCTGGATGATGATGCCACCTTTCATGGATCCCCGCATGACCCAAGGACGATCTCCTGTGGACTACTACCCCGGTGCTGTCCATTCTTCAG GAATGATGAAACCCATGATGCATCAAGACCACTTGAACAGTCCTGGTTCTGATGAGGGCCATTCCAACCTGCACCAGGAGAGAAGAGCCCCCTCCACTGAGCCTTACCCTGTGTGGAACCAGGATGGCTACCCCTCGCGCAGCTTCACCCCACCTTACCAGAGACAACATGAAAGCTCAGACAGTGGCCTGCCAGATGATAG AAGTGATGTCATCAGCTCCCAACAGGACTGCTATGAAGAAAGAGCCAACGAGTGCTTGCCCCACCCTCAAGATGATCTCCCCCACCATGCTTTCCAGAGCCGGGGCCCAGACAGAGCACATCATGACCATGGTTTGCTGACCACTGCTCAGACCCGACCCCAGAATCTTGCAGATAATGAATACCCAAAACAAGACtccagagacaaacatctcAAAGATGGCCCTGAATCTCATGACGAGACCTTAGATGGCTCCAAGGACAATtggaaaagagacagaggccAGAAACAAGATGGAGGACTTAACAGTGCTCAAAGCCAGTGGTCTGAAGCCAGTTCCAGCTCCAGCAGTAGTGTGAGCCAGCCATCTGAACCCAGTGGGCGTACTTTGATTCGCAGAACCGGGCCCATCAAGAAACCAGTTCTCAAGGCACTCAAAGTGGAAGATAAGGAGAATGAGAAGCCTAAACCTGAGCCTGAGGAGAAGCCTGTCCCCTACCGTCTAGAGAAAGAAGTCCTTACCAATGTTTATGACTTGAAGAGAGACATCCAGCCTGCCAGCAACAGGCGTGCAGCCTCACCTGTTGTTGAGAAACAACCCGAAGAGAGGCAGCGTCAGTCACCAGCTCCCATCAAAACAGAAAGACCACTGAGCACCCACAGTGATGATTCTCCCAAGGAGAACCCCTGGGAGAGCAGCAAGAGCCATTCACCTAGAGACAGCCAAGAAAATCGCGATCCCCAGGCACCACGGCGTAATAACTGGATCTTTATTGATGAAGAACAAGCCTTTGGTGCAGTCAGGGGAGCAGGTAGAGGCCGCAGTCGAGGCTTTAGGGAATTCAACTCTAGAGGTGGAGGCCGTGGTGGCCGAGGTGGGGACAATCTCAGAGGAgcttataacaataataacaacagcagTGGAATCGGTGCCCAACGgacaggcagaggcagagcagcaCCTCGGGACCTGGTCACGGTGGAGGAGTTCCAGAGGGGCAAGCCCCGGAGGCGAAATGTCAGTGAGACCTTGAGTGAAGCCTCCGAGTATGAGGAACTGCCGAAGAGGCGACGCGAGAAGGGATCTGAAAACGGCGAAGGTTACACAGAGTCAGCAGAAGTCCGTAAAGCTGATAGAGATTCTTGGAGATCCAACAAAGTGTATACAGATGACCAGACGGCCGCAGATTTCAAAGAAAAGACCAAGGCCGGCCGGGGCTTTGGGGGCCGCACGTTGCCTCCCAGACTGAATACCACTGGAAGTTACACTCGAGGCTTTGGGGGTTCCAGGGACATTTCTACATGGAGAGGCCGTGGACCCCAGTTTGTTAACAATGGTGGCTCCATGCAAGAGAATGGTTATGGTCCTGGAGCTGAGACAGTTTATACCCGCAGACTCCCTGTTGAGCGTGAGTCTCTCAAGTACCCAACTAAATTCACTGGCTCTTTAGTGGAAAATGGCACAGAGGAACGTGAAGGAGAATACTACATTGACAACGATAACCCAGACAGGCAGATGTTGAGGAGACGTCGTCCACCCCGACAAGACAAGCCTCCACGCTTCCGTCGTCTACAACAAGAACGTGAACCAGGCACAAACCAGTGGACGAGTGACGAGTATGTAAATGGAGACTTCGCAAACCCCTGGCCTGGTCGTCCCAAAGGCACCGGGGAAGAGAACTGGCCCAGTGGCCACTACTCTGGTGGACGGCCTAACCCGCATGGTCAGGTGGAGGAATGGGAGACAGGATCAGACAACAGCGACTTGGGTGACTGGAGAGAGAAGCGAGCCGGAGGCGCAGCTACACAGGGACATGGTGATATTCCATCTGATGGCCATAGTGAACCAGGCTCTGGTGAGAAAAGGGAACTCTCCAAGAGAAGTTTCTCCAGCCAGAGACCGCTGGTGGAACGGCAGAACAGGAAAGGAGAGCCATCGCTGCTTGAAGTGAGCAAGATGACGCGTACACCTGATAATCCCCCCACGTCGTCCTCTAACAGGAGTGACAGTTGGCAGAACGGAGGGACTTCTTGTAAGAG GAGCCCAGATGAGTTGGGCCCCATCTACAGCATAGAGCCAGAGGAGAGGGAGCCCAGTGACCCGTCAGGGAAGGACTTGGACAAGGAGCTAAATCCAGGACCTGTCAAGTCAGACATAGCCGAACCTCTGTCCCAGTATGAACTCAGCAGCTACCCCA ttgATGGCGATGCAGGGGGACCAGTTTCAAATCCAGATGGATACCAGGACGCCTTATCCAAAAAGCAAAGGCGCCCACAGGAAgatgacaggaggaggaaggaacaGGGAGCTGCT ATGCCAGTGAAGAACAGGACGATCGCATCCAAGATACCACCACGCTTTGCTAAAAAGCAGGGAAGCATGAGCATTGAGCAACCTGAGGAGGCGCTGTCCTCCAACAATCTGGGAACTGAAATCTGGGAGACCAACAGCTCAG CTCTTTCAGTCCAGTCTTCAGGGGGAGACTCGTGGACTAAACAGGTGTCTTACACTGGGAGCGAGCCCAACTCCGAG GACTCTGATGCCGGCCCAGAGCAGACTAAAGAACAGCACAAGCCGGGGCCCATCGGAAACGAACGCTCCCTGAAACACCGCAAGGGCTCTGAAGGTGTTGATAGGCTGGAAGGTGGCCCCATCACGCCAGTCAATGGCGTGGACCTACATGTGGACACTGTGCTGCCCGGGCCTCCTATTGAGTTTGGTGTTAGTGCCAAAGACTCTGATTTCAGCCTACCACCAGGCTCTACCCCGGTGCCAGTGTCCAATCCTGTCAACAAGCTTCAGGAGGCACTTGCCACCAAT ACTGTTCTCAATCAGACTATTCCCATGCTGCGCTCCAATCATCTGCAGCCTGGCATGAACCTCAACCCCATCTCCTTCCCCAGTGCTGACCTCACTCTCAAG atgGAATCTGCACGTAAGGCATGGGAGAACTCCCAGTCCCTCCCTGAGCAGGGCTCCCCTGGCGGAATACCTTCAGGTGGTCAGCCTCCCTGCAGCGTTGGCTCCAGTGTCAGCTACAGTTCATTTGGAGGAGTGTCCATGCCTCCAATGCCTGTGGCTTCAGTAGCACCCTCCATGTCCATGCAAG GTAATCACATCACACCATTGTATCTGGATGGCCATGTCTTTCCAAGCCAGCCACGCCTTGTACCTCCCAACATGACCCAGCAGCAGACATACCAACAG GCGGCTGCAGCCCAGCAGATTCCCATCTCTCTCCACACGTCTCTTCAGGCTCAGGCTCAGCTGGGACTTCGGGGCGGTCTACCCGTCTCTCAGTCTCAAGAGATGTTCAGCTCTATTCCTCCCTTCAG GTCACAGGTTTACATGCACCACAACCTGTCACAGCCCAGCCCCATGGTGCTGTCGGGCGGAGCCCCTCTCAAGGGGCCCTACTCTCCTTTCCCTGGCATGCAGCCCTCAGACATGGTCAAGTCACAGTCAGGCTCACACTACCAGCCAATGAATGGCAGCCAGCAACTAGTCTATGACAGCCAGATGAATCAGGGCCCTGGGATGGGTTCTTCCCAGTTAATGGACTCTCAGCTCATTCAG GTGACCATGCCCCTCCCTGGTTCTCAGCTGCGCTACGGCTCAGCTCAGCAGCATCTCATCCTCCCACAGTccatccagctgcagcagggacagaACCTGTCGGTGGGAGCCCCACGTCGGATGATGCCACCTGGCTCCCAGGCTGCTGTCATGACCGGCAGTCGAGAG GCCTCGCAGATGGAAATGAAAGGCTTTCAGTATTCTGATAAGCCCAACCACTCCCAGGGCATGTCTGTAGGTTCCTACAG GCCTGGGTCTGCCAGCCCCAGTGGGAAGCCCTCTGGCCCTTTAGGCCCCCTGCCAACACATTACACTCAACAG GTCCCACCCACTCAGGGCAGCATGGTGATGCACATGCGGCCCCCCACCACAGGCCCTTTCCCCAACCCCATCCAGAGACCAATCATGCAGGTGAACAAGCCTGTCATCATCCGCTCccccccttaccctaaccctggCCGCGACCCCTCCCACTCCAACCTTCCTTCGGCCCCCGAGCCCCCTGTTAAGGGGCCAGAGGATGGCATGAAG AATAAAACCTTACGAGAAGTGCGCAAGGCAGTGGGTGAGGGCAAGACACCATCCGGGGGCATGACCAGCAAACTCCAGGAGCCCCTACCCTCCATGGGGCAAGCCAAACCAGCACGCACTGGAGCCATCAAACCCCAGGCTGTCAAAGTAGAGGAGGGCAAGGCATAA